One Fusobacterium nucleatum genomic window carries:
- a CDS encoding glucose PTS transporter subunit IIA → MEKEKLYQKISQEILENIGGPQNIQGAAHCATRLRIVLKDLSLVKTDKLENIDLVKGCFIAGSQLQLILGAGTVNEVYKVFAKEAKLENMSLSDVKDIVAKKENPLQKVIKALSDVFVEIIPAILAAAILLGVTGFLANFEAVKTNQTLYAINRLANLASVGIFAVLPMVVVYSATKRFGGRAILGIVVGAIMLDGSLANAYSIGTLGFNPEILDLFGLKIQMVGFQGGIIVALMMGYIVATLDKFFEKKIPSVIKLLVSPMLTVFISTILLFTIIGPLGRELSNYITGGLVYISTEFGMIGYMIFAGLQQIIVITGLHHILNAAEAQLIATTGRNFLNPLMSVALISQGGAVLGYYLLHRKDKKVAEIALPSFVSILFGISEPAIFGVNLKYKFPLIAGCIAGAIAGAFVYLFHLTSLGFGATAIPGLSIIDPAHNGYLNYIIVHLIGIVAGIVLCYFMGSMKSKKIIEEKIEEVKQEIKEEITLITPMKGEVKDISESSDETFASKVMGDGILVNPIEEIVVAPADAKVELVFPTKHAIGLTLKDGSQILIHCGINTVSMNGDGFETYVEEGQEVKQGDKLLKMDLKKVQEAGHSTQTLIIVNEVGQGSKVIVDVNNKTPIIIKKA, encoded by the coding sequence TATTCAAGGAGCTGCCCACTGTGCAACTCGTCTTCGTATTGTCCTTAAAGATTTATCATTAGTTAAAACTGATAAATTAGAAAATATTGATTTGGTTAAAGGTTGTTTTATTGCAGGAAGTCAATTACAACTTATTCTGGGGGCTGGGACAGTAAATGAAGTTTATAAAGTTTTTGCAAAAGAAGCTAAATTAGAAAATATGTCTTTGTCTGATGTAAAAGATATAGTGGCTAAAAAAGAAAATCCTCTACAAAAAGTTATCAAAGCATTATCAGATGTCTTTGTAGAAATTATTCCTGCTATTCTAGCAGCTGCAATCTTATTAGGAGTTACTGGATTTTTAGCTAATTTTGAAGCTGTCAAAACAAATCAAACTCTGTATGCAATCAATCGTTTAGCTAACTTAGCTTCTGTTGGAATTTTTGCCGTCTTACCTATGGTTGTTGTTTATTCTGCAACAAAAAGATTTGGAGGTAGAGCAATTTTAGGTATAGTTGTTGGAGCAATTATGCTTGATGGAAGTCTTGCAAATGCTTATTCAATAGGAACTCTTGGATTTAACCCTGAAATTTTAGATTTATTTGGATTAAAAATTCAAATGGTTGGCTTTCAAGGTGGTATCATAGTTGCACTTATGATGGGATATATTGTTGCAACCTTAGATAAATTTTTTGAAAAGAAAATCCCTTCTGTTATTAAACTTTTAGTTTCTCCAATGTTGACAGTTTTCATCTCTACAATATTATTATTTACTATAATTGGTCCTCTTGGCCGTGAACTTTCAAACTATATAACAGGTGGACTTGTATATATAAGTACAGAATTTGGTATGATAGGATATATGATATTTGCTGGATTACAACAAATTATTGTTATCACTGGTTTACATCATATTTTAAATGCAGCAGAAGCACAATTAATTGCAACTACTGGAAGAAATTTTTTAAATCCTTTGATGTCAGTTGCATTAATTTCACAAGGTGGAGCTGTACTTGGATACTATTTATTACATCGTAAAGATAAAAAAGTTGCTGAAATTGCATTACCTTCATTTGTAAGTATCTTATTTGGAATAAGTGAACCTGCAATTTTTGGTGTGAACTTAAAATATAAATTTCCTTTAATAGCTGGTTGCATTGCAGGAGCAATAGCAGGAGCATTTGTATATTTATTCCATTTAACTTCATTAGGTTTTGGAGCAACTGCTATTCCTGGTTTATCTATAATTGATCCTGCTCATAATGGATATTTAAACTATATTATTGTTCACTTAATAGGAATTGTTGCTGGTATTGTATTGTGTTACTTTATGGGAAGTATGAAATCTAAAAAAATTATTGAAGAAAAAATTGAAGAAGTAAAACAAGAAATAAAAGAAGAAATTACTTTAATTACACCTATGAAAGGTGAAGTAAAAGATATTTCTGAATCGAGCGATGAAACATTTGCTTCAAAAGTTATGGGAGATGGAATTTTAGTAAATCCTATTGAAGAAATAGTTGTAGCTCCTGCTGATGCAAAAGTTGAATTAGTATTCCCTACTAAACATGCTATTGGATTAACTTTAAAAGATGGAAGCCAAATTTTAATTCATTGTGGTATAAACACAGTTAGTATGAATGGAGATGGCTTTGAAACTTATGTTGAAGAAGGTCAAGAAGTTAAGCAAGGGGATAAATTATTAAAAATGGATTTAAAGAAAGTTCAAGAAGCTGGACATAGCACACAAACTTTGATAATAGTCAATGAAGTTGGACAAGGAAGTAAAGTTATAGTTGATGTAAATAATAAAACTCCAATTATTATAAAAAAAGCTTAA